A stretch of Borrelia turcica IST7 DNA encodes these proteins:
- the groES gene encoding co-chaperone GroES produces the protein MKNIKPLADRVLIKIKEAESKTISGLYIPENAKEKTNIGTVIAIGSNKEEITVKVGDTVLYEKYAGAAVKIEDKEHLILKAKEIIAIIEE, from the coding sequence ATGAAAAATATTAAACCTTTAGCTGATAGAGTTTTAATAAAGATAAAAGAAGCTGAGAGTAAAACAATCTCAGGATTATATATACCAGAGAATGCAAAAGAGAAAACAAATATTGGAACAGTTATAGCTATTGGCTCTAATAAGGAAGAAATTACTGTTAAGGTTGGGGATACTGTGCTTTATGAAAAGTATGCTGGAGCTGCTGTTAAGATTGAGGATAAGGAACACCTTATTTTAAAGGCAAAAGAGATTATAGCTATTATAGAAGAATAA
- a CDS encoding PQQ-binding-like beta-propeller repeat protein has product MILIKNFYVFVFFISYFSLSADVDLYFQRALTGKIIGSPILDERRNTITVLTKDKWLLTYNMSLEKKYSYRIDRTPYPFLLKDFDNGYYVITVRNEVQKIRRGRLAWKYRLSSSPIKAPSIGNGYILIPQSDSRVVALRLSDGHKIFEVNIEGKAATSAVVLENGNFYIANENCTMFSFSSLGKSLWSVPLISYPNVFMINTNSEIIVGHQSGDIVIYDSDAGEVLGALTLDHPINFLFEKFNGEYVAVSNVGVLFNLSRNLEIRFTKHLGFNVKEAILYNNQNLFIAIKPNGALSLNEYFEPVDRYDNMKEVSGLSANFGVIATGGLNWIVTTYYYEYKDELDVKIWNHPLGNRYHQNRIDYRERSLVDYEEIYLSLDEMLNAEYSRSAYNKFINTLDSLAIRYGNLPKKYLDLYKKAFNNWLSPKDGVDRIAQRGELYKYFMYVNDESSIKSFINMAIKEKDISNIIELVKNVAKFEYYHGQDGLVYSYMQYVILNYQGNLDIAYAVLLNLRKIILNSTEDTLKVYRDKCLTLLKFIKRQNFSEKINKHINEIIAVL; this is encoded by the coding sequence ATAATTTTGATTAAGAATTTTTATGTCTTTGTGTTTTTTATTTCTTATTTTTCTCTTTCAGCAGACGTTGATCTTTATTTTCAGAGAGCTTTAACAGGAAAAATAATAGGCAGTCCTATTTTAGATGAAAGGCGTAATACGATTACAGTATTGACCAAAGATAAGTGGCTTTTAACTTATAATATGTCTTTGGAGAAAAAGTATTCTTATAGAATAGATAGAACTCCTTATCCCTTTCTCTTAAAGGATTTTGATAATGGATATTATGTTATTACAGTTCGTAATGAAGTTCAAAAGATTAGAAGGGGGCGACTTGCTTGGAAATATAGACTAAGCTCTTCTCCTATAAAAGCTCCCTCAATAGGTAATGGCTATATTTTAATTCCTCAGAGTGATTCAAGAGTTGTTGCACTAAGACTTAGTGATGGTCATAAAATTTTTGAGGTAAATATAGAAGGAAAAGCAGCAACTTCTGCTGTTGTTCTTGAGAATGGTAATTTTTATATTGCAAATGAAAATTGTACAATGTTTTCTTTCAGTTCTTTAGGGAAAAGCCTATGGAGTGTTCCTCTTATATCTTATCCCAATGTATTTATGATAAATACTAATAGTGAGATTATTGTAGGACATCAATCTGGTGATATTGTTATTTATGATAGTGATGCAGGGGAGGTTTTAGGCGCTCTTACTCTAGATCATCCTATTAATTTTTTGTTTGAAAAATTTAACGGGGAGTATGTTGCAGTATCTAATGTTGGAGTTTTATTTAATTTAAGTAGAAATCTTGAGATTAGATTCACTAAGCATTTAGGATTTAATGTAAAAGAGGCTATCCTTTATAATAATCAAAATCTTTTTATTGCGATAAAACCTAATGGGGCTTTATCTCTTAATGAATATTTCGAGCCAGTTGATAGATATGATAATATGAAAGAAGTATCTGGGCTTAGTGCTAATTTTGGAGTAATTGCTACAGGTGGGCTTAATTGGATAGTAACTACTTATTATTATGAATATAAAGATGAACTTGATGTTAAAATTTGGAATCATCCATTAGGTAATAGATATCATCAAAATAGAATAGATTACAGGGAAAGGTCTTTAGTAGATTATGAGGAAATTTATTTGTCTCTTGATGAAATGTTAAATGCTGAATATAGTAGGAGTGCTTATAATAAATTTATAAATACGCTAGATTCTCTGGCTATCAGGTATGGCAATCTCCCAAAGAAATATTTAGATTTATATAAAAAAGCTTTTAATAATTGGCTTTCCCCTAAGGATGGAGTTGATAGAATAGCACAAAGGGGAGAGCTTTATAAGTATTTTATGTATGTTAATGATGAATCTTCAATTAAGAGTTTTATAAATATGGCAATTAAAGAAAAGGATATCAGTAATATAATTGAATTAGTTAAAAATGTTGCTAAGTTTGAGTATTATCATGGGCAGGATGGTCTTGTGTATAGTTATATGCAGTATGTCATATTAAATTATCAAGGAAATTTAGACATAGCATATGCTGTTCTTTTAAATTTGCGAAAAATAATTTTAAACTCTACAGAAGACACACTTAAAGTATATAGGGATAAATGTTTGACTTTATTGAAGTTTATAAAAAGGCAAAATTTTTCTGAGAAAATTAATAAACATATTAATGAAATTATTGCTGTTCTTTAA
- a CDS encoding ABC-F family ATP-binding cassette domain-containing protein produces MITVSNLEVAFGERILFKDVNIKFAPGNCYGIIGANGAGKSTFLKVLGGTIEASKGDVFIPKNQRMAVLEQNQFAYDNFKVIDTVIMGHKKLYAVQKEKDEIYEKPDFSDEDGIRAGELEAEFAELGGYEAESEAAVLLKGLGIEESIHGSLMRDIEGALKVRVLLAQALFGDPDILLLDEPTNNLDIQSIKWLEEFLIDFENTVIVVSHDRHFLNQVCTHIVDIDYGKIQVYLGNYDFWYETSQILNKQLKDAKKRSEEKIAELKTFIQRFSSNASKSRQATSRKKLIDKIKIEDLKPSSRKFPYVNFKSERELGKNVLTVKNLTREFEGQHILNKFSIVVEPGQKVVFLGSPISASFLFDIITNEDRNYKGHYEWGSTVKFAYFNRDNEKYFNLDLSLVDWLRQYSKEQDETYIRGFLGRMLFSQDEALKKVSVLSGGEKVRCMLSKIMLSGANVLLLDQPTNHLDLEAITSLNTGLQEFKGVVLFTSHDHQFIDTIANRIIEFTPNGIIDRYMTFSEYVDDFKVREMRNELYGGQSSLTL; encoded by the coding sequence TTGATAACAGTAAGTAATTTAGAAGTTGCATTTGGAGAGAGAATTTTATTTAAAGATGTTAATATTAAATTTGCTCCTGGAAATTGTTACGGAATCATTGGGGCTAATGGGGCAGGAAAGAGTACTTTTTTAAAAGTTTTAGGAGGAACTATTGAGGCTAGTAAAGGTGATGTTTTTATTCCTAAAAATCAAAGAATGGCCGTACTTGAGCAAAATCAATTTGCTTATGATAATTTTAAGGTAATTGATACTGTTATAATGGGGCATAAGAAGCTTTATGCTGTTCAAAAGGAAAAGGATGAAATTTACGAGAAGCCTGATTTTAGTGATGAGGATGGCATTAGAGCTGGAGAGCTTGAGGCCGAATTTGCTGAACTTGGAGGTTATGAGGCTGAATCTGAGGCTGCAGTGCTTCTTAAGGGACTAGGGATAGAAGAATCAATCCATGGTAGCTTAATGAGAGATATTGAGGGGGCTTTAAAAGTAAGGGTCTTATTAGCACAAGCTCTTTTTGGTGATCCTGACATATTACTTCTTGATGAGCCTACTAACAATCTTGATATTCAGTCAATTAAGTGGTTGGAAGAATTTTTGATTGACTTTGAAAATACTGTTATTGTTGTATCGCATGATAGACACTTTTTAAATCAAGTTTGTACTCATATTGTTGATATTGATTATGGAAAAATTCAAGTTTATCTTGGTAATTATGATTTTTGGTATGAAACTAGTCAAATTTTGAATAAGCAATTAAAAGATGCTAAGAAAAGATCTGAAGAAAAAATTGCAGAACTTAAAACTTTTATTCAAAGGTTTTCAAGTAACGCGTCAAAGTCTAGGCAAGCGACTTCAAGAAAAAAGTTAATTGATAAGATTAAAATTGAAGATTTAAAGCCTTCTTCTAGAAAATTTCCTTATGTTAACTTTAAGAGCGAAAGAGAGCTTGGGAAAAATGTTCTTACAGTTAAGAATTTAACTAGAGAATTTGAAGGACAGCATATTCTAAATAAGTTTAGCATTGTAGTGGAGCCTGGTCAAAAGGTTGTGTTTTTAGGTAGTCCAATTTCAGCAAGTTTTCTTTTTGACATAATTACTAATGAAGATAGAAATTATAAAGGACATTATGAGTGGGGTTCTACGGTTAAGTTTGCCTATTTTAATAGAGACAATGAAAAATATTTTAATTTAGATTTAAGTTTGGTAGATTGGTTAAGACAGTATTCAAAGGAGCAAGATGAAACTTATATTAGAGGATTTTTAGGAAGAATGCTTTTTAGTCAAGATGAAGCTTTAAAGAAAGTTAGTGTTCTCTCAGGGGGCGAGAAGGTTAGGTGTATGCTTTCAAAGATAATGCTTAGTGGAGCTAATGTATTATTGTTAGACCAGCCAACCAATCATTTAGATCTTGAAGCTATTACATCCCTAAACACGGGACTTCAGGAATTTAAAGGAGTTGTTTTGTTTACATCTCATGACCATCAGTTTATTGACACTATTGCTAATAGAATTATTGAATTTACACCAAATGGGATCATTGATCGTTACATGACTTTTTCAGAATATGTTGATGACTTTAAAGTTAGAGAGATGAGAAATGAGCTTTATGGGGGGCAGTCTAGTTTAACACTTTAA